In Leptospira montravelensis, the DNA window TTTTATAGGTTTTATATGATAGTAGCACTCCTTCTGGGAAGAAAAGGTAGTATTGGTTTTCCAGGCAAAAACACATTCCCAATTATGGGAAAACCATTGGCCTGGTATCCAATGAATATTGCAAAACGAACAAGAGAGATTGACAAAGTTTATCTTTCTACTGATGACCCTGAGCTAAAGAGTTTGGCAATCGCAGAAGGTGTTGAGGTAATTGATCGTCCTCCCCATCTGGCCACCAAGGAAGCGTTAGGTGAACATGCGTATCAACATGGTTTTTCAGTGATTCAGGAAAGAAATCCAGGAGAGACCATTGAATTAGTGGTATTACTTTTTTGTAATGCAGCGACTCTAACATCTGATACAATTTCCAATGGTATCAAACAACTAAGAGAAAATAAAGACGCAGATTCTGCAGTGACTGTATCCAAATACAATATGTGGTCACCTCTTAGGGCGCGGAAAAAAGATTCCGATGGTTTTCTTCAGCCCTTTGTTCCTTTTGAAACTTTTGGGGATCCTAAAACATTAAATTGTGATCGGGATTCGCAAGGTGATGTTTTATTTGCCGATATGGGTGTGTCCATAGTACGTCCGAACAACTTACTTCATTTGGAAGAGGGAATGCTACCTCAAAAATGGATGGGACAGAAAATTTTGCCTCTTTATCAAGAAGCCGGCTGTGATGTTGACTATGAATGGCAAATCCCGGTGGTTGAGTGGTGGTTAAAAAAATACGGTGAGTTTAGGTAACTAGTATGAAAGAGATTGATCCAAAAGTTTATAAGAAACATCACAGTTTTCAAGATTTTAAAAGCCATAAAACTGGAATTATCGAATACCAAAAAGGTAGAGCCGTTCGTGTTTTAAATGAATGGTCTATGGGAACTCTTGTTACCACCCATCCTATTCACCTTAAAGAAAATTTTAAAGAAACCCTAACGCAAGTTTTAGCAGATTTAACATCTACTTCAGAAGAGGTTTTATTTAAAATCACTCCGTTTATTGCAGAGGAGATGTATACATATAACGACGAAGAACTTCTTCGTTTCTTTTATCATAGATACAGATATGATGTATTTCCCCAGTTAGAGAAGTTAGACGAGTATCCTCCCTATTTACAAATTGAACCATCTTCCATTTGTAATTATCGTTGTGTGTTCTGTTATCAAACAGATACAAACTTCTTTAAAAAAACAACGCCTGGTATGGGCCAGATGAGTTTGGAGCTTTTCAAAGAGATAGTTGACCAAGCTTCAAATAATATTGAATTTCTTTCGCTTGCTTCTAGAGGAGAACCGTTACTTGCAAAAGAGATTGAAGGGATGTTAGTTTATGCGAAAGGCAAATTTTTAAACCTAAAGGTGAATACTAATGCCTCTTTGTTAACAGAATCTAAAGTTCATGCCCTTCTTGCTGGAGGTGTAAAAACGGTAGTATTTTCTGCTGACGCAGCGGAAGAGCCTCTATATAGTCAGTTGCGAGTTAATGGGAAACTAGATAAGGTTCTGAAAAATATAGAAATGTTTCAGAATATTAGGCAAAAGGAATATTCATCTGTTCCCATCATAACACGAGTATCTGGAGTAAAGGTAACTGAGAAACAGGATATGGATTCTATGGAGAAAGTTTGGGGAAACCTTGTGGACCAAGTAGCGTTTGTTAACTACAACCCTTGGGAAAATATTTATGAGGCAAAACCCAACGGTCAAACGAAAGTTTGTTCTGATTTGTTTCGTAGAATGTTTATTTGGCAAGATGGATTAACGAATCCATGTGATAGTGATTACAGGTCCACTTTACAAATGGGAAAATTTCCTGAAAATTCCATTTCGGAATTATGGAGAATGGAAAGATACGAAGGTTTACGTGCCGCACACAAATCGGGTAATAGGCAAATTGTTAATCCATGTAAAGGATGTGCGGTAGTTTAATCGAGATGGAAAAAATTGCAATTGTTACCGGAGGTAGTTCTGACATTGGAGTTGCAATTGTTAAAAAATTAATCGAAGAGGGGAATAAAGTTTATTCTCAATATAATTCAAACCCGATCAATTTAGAAAATCCAAATCTATTTCAAGTTAAATCTGATTTTCTAAAGTTCGAAGAAGTTGATAGTCTTATTAATTATGTTTTGAAAAATGAATCGAAAGTAGATTATCTTGTAAATGCTGCAGGAACTATTGAAGAGCAAAATTTCCTTATATGTAGCCCTGAAAAAGTTGAAAATTTATTTCAGGTAAATCTCTTCTCGCATATTTATCTAATGCAAAAAATATTTCCTATGATGTTGGAAAATAAGTTTGGTAGAATTATTTCGCTAAGCAGTATCGGAGTGAAGTATAGCGGATCAACTAACTCTACTTATTATAGCGCATCGAAAAGTGCCTTGGAATCTGTTACAAAATCTTATGCAAAATTTGGTGCCGAATCGAATGTCCTTTGCAATAATATCAGAGTTGGTGTAGTAGATACCAAGATACATAAGAATAAAGATCTTTCTGCTCGCACCCAATTGATTCCTGTAAAAAGATTAGGCAGGCCTGAGGACATAGCTGGAATCGTTTTGTTTTTATGTTCGGAAAAAGGTGATTTTATCACTGGGCAGGATATTGCTATTAGCGGAGGTGAATGAATTTTGCAATTGGAAAAGCTTCCTTCACATTTAAAGAGGTATTTTGATCAGCTAAGTAATGTTATTTCATATTCCAGTGAGTCTTGGTATTATTCGACTAGTCAATTTTTTTCAAAAGTCGGTGCCTATGAGGCTGTAATTGAATTTCGGAACGGTTCCAGGGTTAATGTTTGGTTAATATTTAGCCAGCTTTGTCGTTATACGTTTAAGGTTAGTTTTTTATTTCTGTTTTATATATTCTCAAAATTGATTTATAAGATTTTTGGTTCCAAAGCAATAGCAGCACGAAAAGAAACAATTTTTTTAGATTCGTATTTGTTGGTAAAGAACGCTGTGGAGGGTAAGGGGATTGTTGAAAATTACTTTCCTGGCTTAGTTGAGTTTCTAGACCATAGGAATTATAATTGTATTATTTTGCCTAGACTTTATGGCTCACATAACCCAAAGGAAATTTATCAGCTTTTTCGTGTTTTTAAAAATAGTAAGGCTACAATTTTAACAGAATTTCAACTATTGGATTATCAAGATTTCTTTAGATTGATAATTTATTTAATTGTTTATCCAGTTAAAATGATGGAGTTTTATTTTAAAAAAATTCAAACACAACCAGAAAATGGTTTTTTAAAGTATTATTTTTGGTTAGATATGAATGGTTCTAATTTTTATGGCGCAGTGCGTTACCTTTATGCGGAGAAATTGGCTAAAATCTTCCAAGAAGGTGATCGGATAGTTCAATGGTTTGAGAATCAACCGTATGAGAAATGTCTCAACCGCGCTTTGAATTCTAGTGATAAAAATATCAGAATTTTTGGTTGTCAGCTTTTTTTATACCCACAAGAGCTTTTTAACGCATATATTGATCCTAATGAGTTGGAGTTTCATAAGCCAGGAAAGATTTTGGTTAATGGCGAATTCTATTTAGAAAAGAGCGGCACTGGAAATGCAGTTGGACCTTCATTAAGATATAAAAAATTGTTTGAAACGGTAGTTCACAGGAATTTAACTACGGCTAGGCTAATTTTGTTATCTTACTTTGATAATGCTAATCAGTCGATAATAAAGTTAATTAATTCATTGAATCAATCGAGTATCCATCTGGTAAAGTTGCACCCTTCTGTTTCAGAGTCTAAATTAAAAGATTTGGTTAATGTTAATTATAGTATTGCCCTTGAAGATATTTATTCACTTTTTAATGAAGTGAGTATTGTTGTTGGAGCAGCCTCTGGTTCATTAATCGAGGCTATTGCTTGTGGAATTCCAGCCATTATAGTATCTGAAACTGGCGGAACTGAATATAATTATCTCCCAGATTTTTGTAAAGGTATCTTATGGGATGTTGCATTTGATAAAGATAGCTTTTTAATAGTTGAGGATATGTTGCTTAATAAAGTTAGAGCTAACGATCCTTTACGATTAAACATGATTCAAAGAGTAAGAAGCGAATTGTTTACTGAACCTACCGAAGAAAGAATTTTAGAAGCATTTGAGTTAAGTTGAATTTTTAATAACATCTAATTGATATTTTCATTGAATATTCCAAAGCTATATTAAGGAACCAGATATAATTATAAAAATGAGCATTTCAAAACATTATAAAAACAAAAAAGTTTTAATCACTGGCCATACAGGATTTAAAGGTGCTTGGCTTACTGCATGGCTTAAAATGATGGGAGCTGAAATTTGTGGGATTTCATTAGATCCCTTAACTAGCCCGAATCATTTTGAAGTAGCCAACCTAAAGGCGGGTATCATTGATCATAGAATTGACATTCGAGACCGTTCCTTTTTAGAAAAGGCAATTCTTGATTTCCAACCTGATTATGTTTTTCACCTCGCAGCACAAGCCCTTGTTCGAAAATCCTATAATGATCCTTTGGACACTTGGAATACCAATGTTATGGGAACTTTGCATGTATTGGAAGCACTAAGAAAATTAGACAAACCTTGTTCTGCAGTTCTTATCACAAGTGACAAATGTTACGATAATGTTGAATGGATTTGGGGTTACCGTGAGAATGATGCCTTGGGAGGACCTGATCCTTATAGTGCCTCCAAAGGTGCGGCAGAACTTGCTATCAAATCACATATAAAGTCTTACTTCCCCAAGGATACGAGTAAGGTGAGAATTGCCTCTGCTAGAGCAGGAAATGTAATTGGTGGTGGTGATTGGTCTGAAGACCGTATCGTACCTGATTGTGTGAAAGCCTGGGCAGACCATGAAACGGTTGAACTTAGAAATCCAATGGCTACTAGGCCTTGGCAACATGTACTAGAGCCTTTGAGTGGATATCTTACTTTAGGTGTTCATTTATACCAAAATAAAGATCTACACGGTGAACCTTTTAATTTTGGACCTTTAGCAAACCAAAACCATAGTGTTCTGGAGCTGGTTAAACAAATGTCTATACATTGGAATCAAGTAAAATGGAAAGATATATCTGGGGAAACAAAAGGTCCCTATGAGTCAGGTTTATTAAAGTTAAACTGTGATAAGGCGCTTGCTCATTTAAAATGGGTGGCAGTTATGGGATTTGAAGAAACAGTGCAGTTTACTTCTGAATGGTATAACGCATATTATAGTAATCCATCGGAAATTCAAAAAATGACAGATAAACAAATTGGACAATACCAAGAAAAAGCAAAGTCCAAAGGTTTGGCTTGGGCAAATGACTAGTAAAGACATTCTTGTAACTCCATTAAAGGAGATAGAGACGCCGGGCGGAAATGTATTACATGCTATTAAATCTGTGGAATCAACTTTTAAGGGTTTAGGGGAAGTATACTTTTCTTGGATCGAATTTAATTTTATAAAGGCTTGGAAAAGACATAATCGAATGTTTATGAATTTAGTGGTTCCTGTGGGAAATGTGAAGTTTGTTTTTTTTAACGAATCAACAAATGAATTTCGAGTAGAAACTATCGGCGAGAAAAACTATTGCCGTATCTCTGTTCCACCTGGCATTTGGTTTGGGTTTCAAGGGATAGATTCACCAAAAAGTTTAGTGGTAAACATTTCCGACATTCTTCATGAACCTACCGAGTCTGACAGGTTAGATTTAAAAAGTATCAACTATAATTGGGAGTCTTTTTGATGAAAGCAATCATTTTGGCAGGTGGGTTTGGGACTAGGCTTTCCGAATACACCGATGTAATTCCGAAACCAATGGTTCCCATTGGTGGAAAGCCAATCCTATGGCATATCATGAATCACTTCGCAAGGTTTAATCACAATGATTTTTACATTGCTCTTGGTTACAAAGCAGAAGTTGTGAAAGAGTATTTTTTAAACTACCGATCTTTAAATTCTGATTTTTCTGTGAATTTAGAAACAGGTAAAATCACCCATTATAATTCTCCTAAAGTAGATTGGAACGTTACCTTAGTCAATACAGGAGCTAACACCATGACAGGTGGTCGACTTCTGCGAATGAAGGAAATTATTGGAAACGAGACCTTCTTACTCACCTATGGTGATGGACTATCGAATGTTGATATTGATAAATTAATTCAATTTCATAAATCTCATAAAAAAATGATTACAGTGACTGCTGTGCATCCAGGTGCAAGGTTTGGTGAATTGGAAATCGAAACAGGTAGAGTGATTAGCTTTCAAGAAAAACCTCAAACTACTCAAGGATGGATTAATGGTGGTTTTTTTGTGATTGAACCTAGTTTTTTTGATCTTCTCGAAAACGACCAAACAATACTTGAAAAGTCTCCACTGGAAACAGCTTCTAAAAATGGCGAACTTATGGCATACCAACATGAAGGTTTTTGGCAATGTATGGATACTAAGAGGGACAAAGATCATCTTGAAGAATTATTTCAATCCGGAAGGGCTCCCTGGCTAAATTAAAACTACTAGTCATTGGGGGAACCGGTTTTATTGGGTCTCATATAGTTCAAAAAGGGATTGATAGTGGACTTGAGGTTACTTCCCTTTCAATAAAGAAAAACCCAAATACTGATAAGATAATTTCGATACAAGCGGATCTATCGGATCGTACATCGCTACAGACTGTCCTATCTAAGGAAAAGTATGACTATGTGATTCATTGCGGTGGTTACATCGACCATACATTGTTTCAAAATGGTGGTCAAAAAGTAATTTCCGATCACTTAACTTCTCTTTTCGATTTAGTTTCCGTTCTAGATAGATCAAACTTAAAAAAGTTTTTATATCTGGGAAGTAGTGATGAGTATGGTAATTCTCCTTCGCCTCAAAAGGAAACCTTTCGTGAAAATCCAATTTCGCCATATTCCTTTGCCAAAGCTTCCGCTTCTCATTTTTTACAAATGCTTTGGAGAACTGAAAAATTTCCAGCTTCGGTTGCTAGATTGTTTTTAACTTATGGTCCAGGGCAAGATGATAAAAGGTTTTTACCACAAATCATCAAAGGTTGTTTAAATGATTCTGTGTTTCCGTCCTCTCTTGGGGAACAAAATAGAGACTTTTGTTATATCAGTGATACTGTGGAAGGATGTTTTAAAATATTAGAAACAAATGATGCCAATGGTGAAATTTTTAATATTGCTTCTGGTGAAAAAATAACGATACGGCAAATCATTGAAAAAGTAGTATCGATCATCGGAAAAGGTAAACCTGATTTTGGAAAAGTTCCTTACCGCATTGGTGAAAATATGTCTTTGGTAGCAGACATTTCAAAAGCAAAGCGAATGCTTCATTGGAATCCTAATACAAATCTAGACCTGGGTCT includes these proteins:
- a CDS encoding cytidylyltransferase domain-containing protein, with product MIVALLLGRKGSIGFPGKNTFPIMGKPLAWYPMNIAKRTREIDKVYLSTDDPELKSLAIAEGVEVIDRPPHLATKEALGEHAYQHGFSVIQERNPGETIELVVLLFCNAATLTSDTISNGIKQLRENKDADSAVTVSKYNMWSPLRARKKDSDGFLQPFVPFETFGDPKTLNCDRDSQGDVLFADMGVSIVRPNNLLHLEEGMLPQKWMGQKILPLYQEAGCDVDYEWQIPVVEWWLKKYGEFR
- a CDS encoding radical SAM/SPASM domain-containing protein, with protein sequence MKEIDPKVYKKHHSFQDFKSHKTGIIEYQKGRAVRVLNEWSMGTLVTTHPIHLKENFKETLTQVLADLTSTSEEVLFKITPFIAEEMYTYNDEELLRFFYHRYRYDVFPQLEKLDEYPPYLQIEPSSICNYRCVFCYQTDTNFFKKTTPGMGQMSLELFKEIVDQASNNIEFLSLASRGEPLLAKEIEGMLVYAKGKFLNLKVNTNASLLTESKVHALLAGGVKTVVFSADAAEEPLYSQLRVNGKLDKVLKNIEMFQNIRQKEYSSVPIITRVSGVKVTEKQDMDSMEKVWGNLVDQVAFVNYNPWENIYEAKPNGQTKVCSDLFRRMFIWQDGLTNPCDSDYRSTLQMGKFPENSISELWRMERYEGLRAAHKSGNRQIVNPCKGCAVV
- a CDS encoding SDR family oxidoreductase; the encoded protein is MEKIAIVTGGSSDIGVAIVKKLIEEGNKVYSQYNSNPINLENPNLFQVKSDFLKFEEVDSLINYVLKNESKVDYLVNAAGTIEEQNFLICSPEKVENLFQVNLFSHIYLMQKIFPMMLENKFGRIISLSSIGVKYSGSTNSTYYSASKSALESVTKSYAKFGAESNVLCNNIRVGVVDTKIHKNKDLSARTQLIPVKRLGRPEDIAGIVLFLCSEKGDFITGQDIAISGGE
- the rfbG gene encoding CDP-glucose 4,6-dehydratase, translating into MSISKHYKNKKVLITGHTGFKGAWLTAWLKMMGAEICGISLDPLTSPNHFEVANLKAGIIDHRIDIRDRSFLEKAILDFQPDYVFHLAAQALVRKSYNDPLDTWNTNVMGTLHVLEALRKLDKPCSAVLITSDKCYDNVEWIWGYRENDALGGPDPYSASKGAAELAIKSHIKSYFPKDTSKVRIASARAGNVIGGGDWSEDRIVPDCVKAWADHETVELRNPMATRPWQHVLEPLSGYLTLGVHLYQNKDLHGEPFNFGPLANQNHSVLELVKQMSIHWNQVKWKDISGETKGPYESGLLKLNCDKALAHLKWVAVMGFEETVQFTSEWYNAYYSNPSEIQKMTDKQIGQYQEKAKSKGLAWAND
- a CDS encoding dTDP-4-dehydrorhamnose 3,5-epimerase — protein: MTSKDILVTPLKEIETPGGNVLHAIKSVESTFKGLGEVYFSWIEFNFIKAWKRHNRMFMNLVVPVGNVKFVFFNESTNEFRVETIGEKNYCRISVPPGIWFGFQGIDSPKSLVVNISDILHEPTESDRLDLKSINYNWESF
- the rfbF gene encoding glucose-1-phosphate cytidylyltransferase, whose product is MKAIILAGGFGTRLSEYTDVIPKPMVPIGGKPILWHIMNHFARFNHNDFYIALGYKAEVVKEYFLNYRSLNSDFSVNLETGKITHYNSPKVDWNVTLVNTGANTMTGGRLLRMKEIIGNETFLLTYGDGLSNVDIDKLIQFHKSHKKMITVTAVHPGARFGELEIETGRVISFQEKPQTTQGWINGGFFVIEPSFFDLLENDQTILEKSPLETASKNGELMAYQHEGFWQCMDTKRDKDHLEELFQSGRAPWLN
- a CDS encoding NAD-dependent epimerase/dehydratase family protein, with amino-acid sequence MGGTGFIGSHIVQKGIDSGLEVTSLSIKKNPNTDKIISIQADLSDRTSLQTVLSKEKYDYVIHCGGYIDHTLFQNGGQKVISDHLTSLFDLVSVLDRSNLKKFLYLGSSDEYGNSPSPQKETFRENPISPYSFAKASASHFLQMLWRTEKFPASVARLFLTYGPGQDDKRFLPQIIKGCLNDSVFPSSLGEQNRDFCYISDTVEGCFKILETNDANGEIFNIASGEKITIRQIIEKVVSIIGKGKPDFGKVPYRIGENMSLVADISKAKRMLHWNPNTNLDLGLKKTIEYYQ